The genomic segment AATTCTTGTTCGCTCTGCGTGGTGGTGATCAGTCCATGTGGCTGGATGGGAAATGGGAAATAAACTTTCTGGGCAAGGAGCCAAGAGCAGAGAGGGTTTTAAAGACACAGCCGTAGCAGTGCTATATGAGGCCGAGTCACATTTTTTCAGTACACTACAGCTGCGTGCGTTTAAACCATGCTGTGATAACTTTAGATTattttaaaagttcatattcctAGTGAGATTATGATAACACTTAACTGATCTCTTTATGATTAAAGTACAgaacaaaaatatataatacaGTTGCTTCTTATTTCTTGTAAATTTAGACTACAATAAGTAGTTTCTTATATAATCTGGTGCTTAtaactttttgttattttttggaAAAGTAGAAACTCATTTGCTAATCCGTTATTGTTTTTATCTCACTCAGAAAATCACATGAAGATAAAAaagtatgaataaaaaaaggaaaacttgtTTATTTATTGACCTAATTTCATTGATTTCTTTAGCGCAGTGATTGCTTAAGAAATCAGTGAGCTGGTGTCTCCCTCTAGTGTTCATTCGCGAGAAGGCATCTGCAACAAAGTGGTGCTGTCAGCAAAAACTACAGCAGACCCTTTACAGTTGTAAATCAGCAAATAAACGTTTGCCTCATTCGTATATGATGGAGTTTATTATGTCATTTCATTATGTGCTACTTTGCGTTTCTGCCAGTCAGAGCTTTTAAAGGAAATCAGCATCCATACAAGCCTGCTGAGTTTACAGCTGTGCTGGTACTGAGAGCAGGACATGCTTTTAATCTCTGCAGAGAACCTTCCTGGAGAGGCAAAAATGGCTTCTCTGCTGAGGCATTAAAAACTTGAACAACACAGCTGCACTGCACTGTGCACTTGCATGCCTagggcttaaaaaacaaaaaacaaaatcttaaaaaacaaaacaaaaagagggTTTGATGtggatatatctatatatctatatatgatTAGAAATGTTTTGTCAATCATTCAAGTgatttcttcagtctcagctgactgcggGTTTCCCCAACTTTATAagcagtacatttgcataacgactgaaactagcaccactgttGAACAATGGGCTGTAAGGTCAGTTTCtggatcattaatatgcaaattgtcatgaacACTGATCAGTGACTATTGATCAATGACCAATAATAGGtgaattatttaaatgtccCCCATACTGATTGAAATCTCCCAGTCTAAGAAGACTGTCATTTTTCATATCCTCcttggtgaatttgatgtgttggtccaccgagttaatgtgatcagtGAATTGTGGTatgtcctgagatttgattttcacccaggtgtcatccatgTACCTAAACAAAGACTTGGTGGTGtgccagggtaggatagcaaagccctcttttccacttcttccatgtacaagttGGCCACAATaggtgaaactggggaacccatAGCaaacccatgtttctgcctgtagtactgacccttgtatgtgaattATATgaaatgaagacacagttccaagagcaaacacacttggttgGTGCTGAGAGttgtcctgttgctgaggttggggtcatcctgtaatctcttatgaACTACCTCCACTGCTTCAGTGACTCAACACAAGTGAGGAGAGATGTAACATCGTATGAGACCATTATTTAATCACCGTCCATAATGACATCTTTCACCTTCGCAACAAAATCCAAGgagttctggatgtggtgtttagAGCTGCCTACCAACGAGTTGAGGATTGAAGCCAGAAACTTttagatgttataggtgactgaattgatcatacagacaattggtcttaaagATACATCCTGTTTATATATCTGCGGTGAACCATAAACACTTGGTGTAGCTTCCCCTGGGTACatcctgtggtatgaggtctgGTAAATGCATTGTCTTTGGTCTTGTTTCAGGGGCTCACAAGTACTTTTGTCACTGAGCAGTGAAACATGCAGTGAAACACTCCTTGAAGGGTCGATGATCCCCAAGGACAACATTAAGTCAACTTACTTCTTTAAAGATGCCAAAAGACATTCAGGAATCCTGTAACTCAGACACCTTCCCATGGCTCCCTCTTTAATGACAGAGCTGTCATTCAGCAATACCTGTTCTGCCAGGATTCACTTGATATACTTCAGAGTTCCACTCACCTCTCACCTGAAGCTGTTTATCCTCTGGCAGATGGCTAAGGTCACAGTCTGCCGCAGCAGCAGAAGGTAAGTATTGCTCCCCTTCCTCTGCACCCCTTCCTTCAAAAGGTTTATATGCAGAGCCCTGTTGGAGCTGGAGTATAGACATCCAGTAAGTAGTGGAACCCAATTTCTTCTGAACCTTAAAGGGTCCTTGCCACTTAGCCGGTAGCTTATTGTTGTCAGTAAGGAGGAGCACCAACACTTTTTGTCCAGAACTAAAAGACCTCTGCTGGGCTGATCAGTCATACCAGAACTTATGCTTCTGCAGGATTTTGGTCGTGTTCGACTGGGCACTCATTTTCTGAAGTCACTCCCTCATCTGCACAACATAGTAAACAATGTTAACAGATTCCAACTTTGCCTCGTCTTCCTCCCAAATGTTTCTCAACAAGGTTAGAGGTCCTGAATCTCATAACCATACAAGAGTTCAAACAGAGAGAAACCAGTGGAGGCTTGTGGTACTTCCTCTAGGCAACTGATCCCAATCGGGATCAGTGGCCTTTCGAAGCATCTGCTTTAGAGTCTGATTAAACCGCTCCATTAGTCCATCAGTCAGAGGGTTTTATGAAGTGGTCCTCAGGCTACTAATACTCAGCAGCTTGTACACCTGACATAAAGTTGGTTCCCTGGTCGGTCAGTGTTTAACATGGAAACCCTTCTCTTGAGAAGAGCTGTACAAAGCAGAAAGCCACTGATTTTGCCTTGATGGATTTCAGTGAGAAAACCTCAGATATTTGGTTGCATAATCAATTATTACAAGCATACAGCGATTCCCTGTCTTACTCTTCTCCACAGGTCCAATAATGTCCATTCCAAGGCGCTCAAATGGGATGCCAATAATGAGCAGTGGTGAGAGTGGAGCTTTGGAAGGAACTTTGAAGGATATCATTTGGCACTGAGGGCAGCTCTGACAGAAGTAGGCTACATCTTTGCCAGACcagaaaaaatgttgtttaaagCGAGATGTGGTTTTGTGTTTTCACAGTCTGTCCAGTAAGGGAGCAGAAACCAGTGTGAATACATGTCGACAGCCGATATGTATTCACACTGTGCAAATGAAAGTGCCAGCAGGAGCACTGGAGGGGCAACAAGAAACCCCCCCAAAATGAACAGTATTGCAGGTGGTGACCACAGACCACTGCTCTCTGTTTATCCCTCCTGACTGAATTTTCTTTAGTATCGCTTTTTGTTAGTATTCTTGTCACTATTGGTAGCATGGCAGCTGCAGCCCATTCAGGTTGCACCGGAAGTCCAGCTTCTCCAGGATAGGACATCCAGCAGATGGGGCTTTGCATGACAGATGGAGAGGGCTGTAGAAGAACATCAAACCAACAGCAGGATCAGTACGTGCAGTATCTGCTCTTTTGTAcaaggaggaaaaggaggattGCTGCTAGAGCCCCACAACACGACCACCAGTGGGCTACTCATGTGCATGTTTCTCAccgtctaaggagcttggaaagaaaagcgtctggacttctttgagttgctttcTCACCACACTGTCAGAAACAGAGTCCATAAGGTTTCCATGAGGGCCTGACATGGATCTCTGCTCATAGACCACCAATATGCAGCTTGAGTGGGATTCACCAGAATCCTCTTTACAAATGAGAGCATGTTCACAAGAAGCACATGTAATTTGACAGTGGGTCATGGATGGTTCAGAGAGGCACATCCATGGAGAGTCACGCAGACCTTTTTGTATTTCAATTCTCACAGCTGTTATGCTGGTGCAGTAGGCTCTAGTTTCCTTCTGATGCAGGACTGAAACTTGTGTTTGGCTGACTTTGTATTATGCTGTGATGATTGCGTGTTTccttagtttatttattttttaagcagTATGTTTCAAAAAGTGACTCTAAAGACTCTAAAGAGTGACTTTAAAGTCGACTCATACAATACCAGCAAAATGCACTTCCACCAGGTGCGGCTCTGCAGAGGGGCAAGAGGGGTGGCATAATGATACAATACATagctttaaattgtttttgtggACATTTTGTTGACTTCATTTATACACAGGGGATTTTCACATAGTTCACTGAAGAGGTATGCGCCACCCTGCCCAGACCTCTTGGCCCTTCGCACCTCCATGTAAAATTTTCTAAATCTGCCACTGACTCCCACAGCATACCAGAACCAGATCAAACCCAGTACAgtttaagtttgtttgtttgtttgttttttttacccatAAGAAAGCAGAACCTCACTGAGCCCCTGAAGCTGTGGTGATCACCTGGAAGAATCAGCAGAGTGCCATATAgcttgtagtgtgtgtgtgttttaaatctcAAAAACAGATGAGCTCATTGTCATCCTGTCCTTACACCCATTACTCACGCGGTAGCCAGGCAACAAGCTACTGGATACAATACAGAAACATGCTAGCTTCAGTCCAGGATTTTTATAGGGAGGCGGCATAATAAGGATATAGACTAAACCAAGtctaataaaaaatattatgaCCAAGGTTCGTGTAGTTGTGGATCGCGTGATGCTTGTTAATAGACACAGGGTGTATCTATAAGGTGTCTTTTTCTCATTGATCCACACGTTTCCGTGTGTAAGCTTCATGGTGAGAacctttaatattaaaatccaaACAGCTAATCAccaataaatgaataataaaaacaatgaagGAACCTCTAAGTTTGTTCCTCCCTTTCAAATATCTCATCTACATATACTACTTCTACAGCAAACTTAAATGTGGATGCCCCTAAACAAGCGCTCTTTTGTTTCACCTGGATGCATTATGATTGGGCAAAGTGACATTTCGTACATCCTAACTGTAAATCTTACTGTAGTTGGAGAGCAGAGGGTTTACAGCCGCTGGTCGGAGTGGGTTcctgcgcgcgtgtgtgtgtatggatggatggatgtaatgAGGACGTTACATCACTTGCagtgcagccagacaccagcagcagcatccaGCTCGGAGGTAACGCGGCGCACAAACCCAGCTGGCCATATTGTGCACCAGCTCCCCGCAAATCGGCTGCGTCACACCTCAAGAAGGGACAAAGCAGTACTGCAGGAATAAAACCACTACACTGCGAGAGGCTCACGGATCAAGCCCCTGTATCGCTTGAGCTGGTAAGTGCTTGGGTGCATTAACGCGTATTTCTGTGTATATTTTTCCCCCTTCACGGTGATGCATCAGCCCGAGCTTTGCGTGTCCTCTCCTGCGCTTTTGTGCTCAACGGGCTTTCTCGTGGCCCACAAAACGCCCCACATCGTGCACATTACACTGATTGGATTGCATTGTTGTTTTCGTgtgagagaaacaaaaacataatgcacaatTCCTGGAATATTTATGTAATCTTGCGGGGCAGAGGACGATGGATAATGCTTTTCCTTTAGGTTTAATGAgtgcttgttttttcttttgacccCCTCAGGTTGGCGTTTTTCCGTGCAGGGAAAATGGTTAAACTGGGCAATAATTTCAGCGAGAAAACCAACGGGAAGGTGGTTTCTGAAGACGGGTTTGACACCATCCCTCTTATAACACCATTAGATGCCAGTCAGCTGCAGTTCCCCCCACCGGATAAGGTATGCTTTTTGATTTACCAAAATTTCCATTGATATTTGTGATTCAAAGCGAGGGAACCAGCGCGTTTAGTGGTATTGCTATCACTCCAATTAGGGGGGGAAACGGGTAACCAGTCTTCAGTATTACACATCACTTCAGTCATATTGCTTATAACTGTATCacttacattaaaaataaacatgccGATGATTTTACCAGTCATGGTTTTGTTCTTCTTCTCATGAAGcggctgtgttttattttcctgcCAGGTGGTGGTGAAGACAAAGGCAGATTATGATGGTGAGAGCAAAAAGGGAAAGCTACGATCTCCCAAAATCGCAGAGTTCTCAATAAGCATCATTGAAGGCGTTTCTGAGCGACTCAAAGTAAGAATAACGGAGCTGCTACAATCTGTGTTTCATGCATCATCCATTTCCCAGTATACTCCCACACATGCACATCCCCGAGAGCAGACATGTGTCTGCCTGCTGCTCAGGACATTTTTCATCCCCCCCTCCAATCATAATATTTCCTCCCCAGCACAGCTTATACTTTTTGGCTCTTCATTCAGCCCTCTTTCGCCTCCCTGTCCTCCCTTGTTGCCTGTAATCTTGGCCGGCTATACAGAGAGACATAATGCTCACTGATTCACTTAACCCCGCCCTGAGACTCTCATTAATTCAGCTGCTGCCATGGTGATGGCCTCCAAATGGCAGCATCTCTCCCACCTTTTAATGCTCCTTTGATTAGAAGATGGATTTCTCTGTGCCCACCTATAGAATGATTGAAACGcgtgttttgcttttaaaagaaaCGAATGCGTAAAAGATGCCCTTTCTCCCTAGAAATTCATCTCCAGGTGTCCTGTGCCCGCACTGAGCCATCCTCCCTCCACATTCATAATCAACAGATGAAAATGTATCTCTGAGCAGTGCCAGGCTATCTTTGTAGGGCTTTAATTCTCAAACATAAAGCCACCGACTCACATCACTGCCTGAGAgaacacagcctgcatcctCACGTCGGTGCTTTGAAATGTTGCAGGCGGGCCTTTCATCACAGAGAGTCTCTGTAATAAGCTCCTGTTGCTCTGCTTTGTGCACGCTGCACTGTATGCTCTGCTGTGTAACTGTCCAATTCAAGCAAACAGATAAAAAGCAAATAATGTCATTCATATCGACGCACACTGTTAAGAATCTTATCAAACCTGAGCGAAACACAGtgggccaaaaaaaaaaaaaaactccctcaAAGAGTTGTTGGATGTGTGGCACATTGCTCATAATGTGTGAAGTCTTGTTTCTCTGCTGCAACTGTGAAATTTCACAGATACAGAACCATTTCTCTGACATtgctttaaaatacattttttccctcctcaaAGGACCAAATAACTTAGCATATTCATGTATTCTGCTGCATAAAAATACCTCAAGCACACcttggggggggggttacatCTTGGGTAATAATGAGGCGCTCACTCCCACTGCCCAGAAGCTCCAGTAGGTGTTACATAACTCCCCTGAGAGGTGGGAGCTGAACTGTACAGGTGGCCGCACAAACTGTGTTCTTGTCGAGTTAATTTATTCAGATTATTCTGTAGACCTGACTGGATGTTACTGTCACCGTTTTACTTTATGACCTTCCACATAGTTGtctacatcttttttttttcttgcttcaaTATGGCAACCTTTTACTCTCGCTCAACCTTTAATACCAAAGAAGCTATTAGAGGTTGCTCCAGTCTGCCCACTCGCTTCCTTTCATCAAGACGTAGGGAGTCTATTTATGGTGTCCTTTAACGGAGCTGTCACGTAGGTCTTCTGCTGACGATGACACTGTGCGTCTCCTTTAGGTGACCTTGCTGGTGATCTGTGCTCTGGCTTTCCTGATGTGCGTAGTGTTCCTCGTCGTCTACAAGGTCTACCAGTATGAACAGCCTTGTCCTGACAGCTTTGTTTACACGGTAAGCaaaacatttcactgtgttgctgtgttttttcttttcttctttttttttttacatttatctgGATAAACCTTTTTCCTTCATGTAGTAAAGCATTTTTGTTGCgttattttaaatgtctaaTTTAAATGAGGTTTTAACTGCTCATGAGTGCTGATACTACATTCACTGATATAATTTAAGCTGATATAAATAGAGAATGTATTTTTGccatggatttttaaaaaaaataactcttaTCTGAACTTCCTTAGATCCCCAATAAATCTAAATTTTATTACCAGTGCCACCTGTTTGTGTGAAAATATGTAATTTTTGAGAGGAAAAACATAATAGATTTTTCATATTACAGACAAAATGTTCAGTCAATAAgcaataaaacacattaaatagCTTTGCTGAAACAGTCATGATGGTCAGCCATTCACAATAGCTTAATGTGGatacttttaataaaaataaaatttttgttattaattttGTTGACTGGTTTCCAGTTGTGTTCCTTTTCCAGGAGCAGTTTAGATTAATCCTTACCTAAGGCTTGTATCGTCCCATACTGCTGGTCTGCAAAAATGACATATTCTCACAATAAAAGCTGTGGGTCTGAGGTTATCGATTGTTATCTCATTTTAAAGCCTTAATCCCTTTACCTACAGTGCTGggaaaaagtcttgagtcaccctttatttctttagattttgcCACCAATACTTTTGCTTCCAGCacttttgcaccaacaaggtgattcccataGAGCTATTACCCAAACACCTGGCACATCGTGACATGGTGTCCTTAAGAAATCGGaagaaaatccagcaaagacctgacacaggacctgagagatgagTCTGGCCCCTCAGTTGACCTTTCTACTGTCCAGTAAAGCCTAATCAGAAATAATCTCAGTAGAAGTTttgctgtcaagaagccattttcAGGGAAGGGGAACAGGTAGAGGTATGCCAGATTATACAAGAACTAGTCTGAAAGTCTAATTTGAAACTTGTGGTTGAAATTGCTCAATGTACAGAGGAGGCCAGGAGAGAGGTACCACAGTGAGTGTCTGTAGCCATCTGTAAAATAAGGTTGGAGgttcatggtttggggctgtatTCCTCCAGTGATGTTGGGCATCTTGCCAAAGTTCCACCACATTTTGATCAACAATGCAATGCCATCTGGAAAAAATCTGAGTGTCAATGGCTTAACTTTCTAGGGTGACATTGATCCCAAACAAACTGctaatgcagtaaaaacatacctGGGTATAGGAACAGAGTGAAACaatatcagtcatggactggcctccaaAGAGCCCAGagctcaacattattgaagcactGTTTGGTCATCTTGTCAGGGAACAGAAGACAAAGGAGCAAACATCcaaagtctggagaactattcttgaagactacttaaagaaatgacaagaaagcttgaCTAAGacactgtgttgaagaataaaggtggtcataccaaatattttgactttcaagctcattacaACTGCATAAACTTCCCCCCCCTTATATACCCCTTATATACATGCATGTTTGCACGTTAAAATAAATCACTGCAGCAATTTTCCAGAGCAAAATTTAAGACACAAATTGTGACtccagacttttgcacagcactataTAATTGTTTAAATGATAAGATTTAACTTGCGTTGTTTTCTGTGCTCTTTTGCTCCGATCTATATTCTGTTGTCGTCACCTATTGCGTGCACTGAATGAGTTAACTCCCTGTATGTTTAATTCTCTCTTTTTGGAGCAGCAAGGTCGCTGCATGCCAGCTGGGCTGTATGGCAACTACCCCCCTCAGGGCCCTGGGGGCCGCGGACGTCTCTTCACACTCATTAACCACTACAACATAGCCAAGCAGACCATCACTCGGTCAGTATCACCATGGGTGACCATCATGTCTGAGGAGAAGGTCACCCAGCAGGAGACGGAGACTGCCCAGAAACTGGCTTAACCAACCTGGGATCAGGTGGTGGCCTCCCCTgctgcagaaaaataaataatatggtTGTGCCATTCAAGCAAACCTCCCAGTCCTGTGGCTTTAATGGTTAAAAATCCACTTCTCTTGGCTGAGGTGCTATGCTGCCTTGTTGATGTAGTTTGGTCAGCTGATGCTTACAGTAGGAGGAATTGCTGCAAGTGAGGCTAACAGCTGGGTGGATTTACAGGTTTGTTTGAATAGCATACactgttatttatttacactTTGAGTGGCAAACGTGTAGAAAAAAagccacagaaacaaacactgacacacacattcactgtcTTTGTACATACACATATGTAACAGAGCTCACTTTAGTACTCAGATTGTGAAACGACTGTGAACCATCTCGTGTCTGCGTCGCTTGTTTTATGCACGCACGACTCTTAATAACAATCAGTTTGCTTTAAATCTCTTTGTTTTCCAATACATCAAGTACTGATATGAGCATGTTGGAAATCTCGAGGTTGGGCGAGTGGTAAATTTCTCATGAAGTGACAGGATGTTTGCTACTGAGGCCATCTgtatgaaaatgtcttagtgtTATGGTATTGTGAACAAAGGCTTGACTTGGAGGAAATGTACcagcagaaaaaatattttaaattgtgcTGTACTGCTCTCTGCATatagtgctttaaaaaaaacaactttgagTATTTGATcaagtttctctttcttttttttcctcacacagaCATGAATGATTGTTTCCATTCATTTGGACTCTGTgaacacaatgtgctttgatttGCTGGCTACACAACACTTATTTAAGGATTACTTTACAGAGCATAACTTTTAAGCTACTGTACTGAATGTTTTTTGCATTGCTAGTGAAGACACTGTATTGTGCAATGCTTCGCATTGATTAACGTCGCCATATATGGCTATAAGCAGCCACCACAGATACTAGAGTTAGGCTGATGTAGTGGAACAATCTGACAGTAGTTGCTTGTCCTGTTGTTTCCTTTCTGTATTTGTCATTTAACTTAACCTGCCACAAATTATGTACCTTTTTCAAACAATGTAATGATTGCCATTGAAGTGCATTTGCTacataaaaaaatgtcaaatgaaAAACTCAAATAAAGTGCCCACATTTCACACCGACGTCTATGTGCAATCCATTTATGCAAAGGAagatttttattcattattttgaGAGCAAGTCATGTCAGAGCTGCTGAAAACTCCCTCGgcacagaaaataaatacagttcAAAGTTCCAGTTGCTCTTGAGCTgacataaaaggaaaaaaatgttcaaagCACTTTAATGCTGTCACTGGAATCTGGGTTAATCATTATAAACAGATTAGCAGAAACATCAGAAGTCAACAGCTACCTTCTCCTTAGCTGACACGAACCAAGGCAAGCGGCGACTTCAGCTGCCTTTGATGTTATCTGCAAACCCACATAGATACGAAatataaaaattgttttatatcATGAAATATCATCATGAATTaatgagatatatatatatatatatatatatatatatatatatatatatatatatatatatatatatatatatatatatatatatatatatatatatatatatatatatatatatatatctcataTATATATGATTAATTGAGAATCATTTGCTTTTACTTGAATGTATCTGATGTGCCAGTACAGTTTATTCGGGTCCAATCTGCAAATCATTTTCAGCATTTAGAGCAATCTATTTTACATAAAGAACAAATCTTTTTGAATACATGGGACTGTGTTGTCAAGATGCAAAAACGCTCTAGTGCATAAAACAGTTTCGGAAGAGATTCACAGGGATCGAAATCCAGTCAAACCATTGTTACTCATGGCTGAGAAAGGCAAGATGTTAAAATACAAGTGCATTTTTATATTAAAGCTACCCTAGATAGAATCAGGGAAGAATTAAGTGCCATTTAAACTTGAGGACACAATCTTCATGGACAATAATTTATGCACCAGATCAAGTCCGGTAAACTGCACGTTCAGCCTCGCTGCTGCCATTACTTCACTTCTCGGTCAGTCGTACAATTACTTCTGAGATAGGCATTGTGTATCAGCTTCAGGCAGTTTGTTGTTGTCCAGAGTCCATTTGGGCAGTCGTGTTAACTGTCATACCAGTCcaggaagagaagagagaaagagcacATAACGAGGAAAAAGAGGATCCATACCCTGAATCCAGCGTTGTTTTTGATAGCCTTAAAAAGAAGTAAACACAATGACATTTTACTGAGTGGAAATATAATCACCGGTACACCCGTTCAACTGGTTGTCAATATAAATACCTAATCGGCCATCACATTCAGCAGTTCAATGCATTTAGACATGCagaagacctgctgaagttcaagctgagcatcagaatggggggaaaaagtgatttaagtgactctgaaCATGGCACGGTTGTTAATATCACTGTCCAGTGAATGGCAGTTTTCTAGGCCAAAATGCCTTGTTCATGCCAGAGGTCCaaagagaatggccagactgctgtGAGCCAAAAAGAAGGCGACAACAACACAAAtgaccacttgttacaaccaaggtatgcataagagcatctctgaacataTGTCCTTGAAGCAGATgcgctacagcagcagaagatcacACCACGTGCCACTCTTGTCAGATAAGAACAGAAAACCGATGCTCAACCTCACCAACATTGGAGAACAGTAAATTGGTCAAATGTGGCCTGGTCTGAAAATTACTGATGTCTGCTGCAACATGAAAGCATGTTCGTGAAACAGGAGcatcacatcatggatgtggagctgacaaatctgccgcatgtgtgtgtgtgtgtgtgtgtgtgtgtgatgctatcatgtgaacatgaaccaaaatcttagaggaattttttttagcaccttgttgaatctgttgaaattaaagcagttctgaaggtaAAAGGGGGTCTAACctagtactagcaaggtgtatctaataaagtgACCGGAGAATGCACAGCCAATATATGTGATGCAGATGTGTGTTTTTCCCCCAGTGCAGTAAATGGTACCTCTCGTATATCCT from the Oreochromis aureus strain Israel breed Guangdong linkage group 5, ZZ_aureus, whole genome shotgun sequence genome contains:
- the LOC116326515 gene encoding neuronal vesicle trafficking-associated protein 1, with the translated sequence MVKLGNNFSEKTNGKVVSEDGFDTIPLITPLDASQLQFPPPDKVVVKTKADYDGESKKGKLRSPKIAEFSISIIEGVSERLKVTLLVICALAFLMCVVFLVVYKVYQYEQPCPDSFVYTQGRCMPAGLYGNYPPQGPGGRGRLFTLINHYNIAKQTITRSVSPWVTIMSEEKVTQQETETAQKLA